One genomic region from Quercus robur chromosome 4, dhQueRobu3.1, whole genome shotgun sequence encodes:
- the LOC126720663 gene encoding probable LRR receptor-like serine/threonine-protein kinase At1g56140: MAGSSPLLVYAFCAACIFCQLFELAQAQNRTDPAEAAALNTIFQKWGISANSNQWNISGEPCTGAAIDSTSFDDTNFNPLIKCDCSANSNSTCHITQLKVYALNVVGVIPNELWTLTFLFNLRLGQNYLTGNLSASIGKLYRMQYLDLGINALSGTLPKELGNLTELISLSFSTNNFTGSLPSDLGKLVKLEQLYFDSSGVSGAIPSTFANLKSLVTVWASDTELTGQIPDFIGNWSKLTTLRFEGNSLEGPIPSTFSNLTSLTELRISDLSNGSSSLAFIQNMKSLSILVLRNINISDSIPSNIGEYQKLSQLDLSFNNITGQIPNALFNLSSLSYLFLGNNKLNGTVPAQKSGSLLSIDLSYNNLQGSFPSWVNEQDLQLNLVANNFTIESSNSSVLPSGLSCLQRDFPCNRGAGRYSEFAIKCGGPQITSSNGIVYERDNETLGPATYYVVDTDRWAVSNVGYFTGTKNPQYTSFSSSQFTSLDSELFQTARLSASSLRYYGLGLENGNYTVSLQFAEIAFVNTNTWQSLGRRVFDIYIQGNLVLKDFDIRKEAGGASFVPVPKEFNNVQVSENYLEIHLFWAGKGTCCVPAQGTYGPSISAISATPEFTPTVSNIPPSTSSNKNRTGLIVGVVVGVGVLSFLAVFVVFYIVRRRKPPTNDDEELLGIDAKTFTFSYAELKTATEDFNPDNKLGEGGFGPVYKGTLNDERVIAVKQLSVTSHQGKNQFLTEIATISAVQHRNLVKLYGCCIEGDKRLLVYEYLVNNSLDQALFGKRTLNLDWSTRFNICLGVARGLAYLHEESRLRIVHRDVKASNILLDSDLIPKISDFGLAKLYDDKKTHISTRVAGTIGYLAPEYAMRGHLTEKADVFAFGVVALELVSGRPNSDSSLEEEKIYLLEWAWQLHENNREVDLADFKLLEFNEEELKRLIGVSLLCTQASPTLRPSMSRVVAMLSGDIEVSIVTSRPGYLTDWKYDDITNVTSEGAIDTTYFNSSSASTSMVGDVGNSLADASKPMLGDTIEKGR; this comes from the exons ATGGCAGGATCATCACCTCTTCTAGTTTATGCTTTTTGTGCTGCTTGCATCTTTTGCCAACTTTTTGAGTTAGCTCAAGCTCAAAATCGAACAGACCCTGCTGAAG CGGCAGCACTGAATACAATATTTCAAAAATGGGGGATCTCAGCAAATTCAAATCAATGGAATATAAGTGGGGAACCATGCACTGGAGCAGCCATCGACTCCACCAGTTTTGATGACACAAACTTCAACCCTTTGATCAAATGTGACTGTTCCGCCAATAGTAACTCTACTTGCCACATTACCCAATT GAAGGTTTATGCCCTGAATGTAGTTGGCGTAATTCCAAATGAACTATGGACTTTGACTTTCCTCTTCAATCT GAGGTTGGGCCAAAATTACTTGACTGGTAACCTGTCTGCATCCATTGGCAAACTATATCGCATGCAATACCT GGATCTTGGTATCAATGCATTATCAGGGACACTTCCAAAGGAACTTGGAAATCTTACAGAATTAATATCATT GTCTTTTTCGACAAACAACTTCACTGGTTCTCTTCCATCTGATCTTGGGAAATTAGTGAAATTAGAACAGCT CTACTTTGATAGTTCTGGAGTTAGTGGTGCGATTCCTTCAACATTTGCTAATTTAAAAAGCCTTGTGACAGT GTGGGCTTCAGACACTGAACTAACGGGCCAGATACCTGACTTCATTGGGAATTGGTCAAAGCTTACTACCTT GAGGTTTGAAGGAAACTCTTTAGAAGGTCCAATACCCTCAACATTTTCCAATTTGACTTCCCTGACGGAGTT GAGAATAAGTGATTTGTCTAATGGGAGCTCTTCACTGGcatttatacaaaatatgaaaTCTCTAAGTATCTT AGTACTGAGGAATATTAACATTTCTGATTCAATTCCATCAAATATAGGAGAATACCAAAAGTTGTCACAGCT GGATTTGAGCTTCAACAATATAACAGGACAGATTCCAAACGCGCTTTTCAATTTGAGTTCACTCTCTTACTT GTTTCTCGGAAATAATAAGTTAAACGGCACCGTGCCTGCACAAAAGAGTGGATCTCTTCTCAGTAT TGATTTGTCTTACAATAATTTACAGGGAAGCTTTCCTTCTTGGGTCAACGAACAAGATTTACAACT TAATTTAGTTgccaacaatttcacaatagaAAGTTCAAACAGCAG TGTTTTGCCTTCAGGATTGAGCTGTCTTCAACGGGATTTTCCTTGCAATCGAGGCGCTGGAAGAT ATTCTGAGTTTGCAATTAAGTGCGGTGGTCCTCAGATTACCTCTTCTAATGGGATTGTGTATGAGAGGGATAATGAGACACTTGGTCCAGCTACATATTATGTGGTTGACACAGACAGGTGGGCAGTTAGCAATGTTGGATATTTTACTGGGACCAAGAATCCTCAGTATACAAGTTTTTCATCATCTCAATTCACGAGTTTAGACTCAGAGCTGTTCCAAACAGCTCGACTCTCTGCTTCATCATTACGATACTATGGCCTAGGGCTCGAGAATGGAAACTACACTGTGAGCCTCCAGTTTGCAGAAATAGCTTTTGTAAACACTAACACATGGCAAAGTCTTGGGAGGCGTGTGTTTGATATTTATATCCAG GGGAATCTTGTTTTAAAGGATTTCGACATACGAAAGGAAGCCGGTGGTGCCTCTTTCGTACCTGTTCCGAAGGAATTTAATAATGTTCAGGTATCAGAAAACTACCTTGAAATCCATCTCTTTTGGGCTGGAAAAGGGACTTGCTGTGTACCTGCTCAAGGTACTTATGGACCTTCTATTTCAGCCATCAGTGCTACCCCAG AATTTACACCCACTGTTAGTAACATACCTCCAAGCACAAGCAGCAACAAGAATAGGACTGGTCTGATTGTGGGtgttgttgttggtgttggGGTTTTGAGCTTTCTGGCTGTTTTCGTGGTTTTCTATATTGTTCGAAGAAGAAAACCACCGACCAATGATGATGAAG AGCTCCTCGGAATAGATGCTAAAACATTCACTTTCAGCTATGCTGAACTCAAGACGGCTACAGAAGATTTTAATCCTGATAATAAGCTTGGAGAGGGAGGATTTGGACCAGTTTATAAG GGAACACTTAATGATGAGAGAGTAATTGCTGTGAAGCAGCTGTCTGTAACGTCACACCAAGGAAAGAACCAATTCCTGACCGAGATTGCTACTATATCCGCTGTGCAACATCGTAACCTTGTGAAGCTATATGGATGTTGCATTGAGGGAGATAAACGACTCCTTGTGTATGAGTATCTAGTAAATAATAGTCTTGATCAAGCATTATTTG GAAAAAGAACCTTGAATCTCGATTGGTCAACGCGCTTCAATATATGCTTGGGTGTAGCAAGAGGTTTAGCTTATCTTCATGAGGAGTCACGGCTTCGGATTGTACACAGAGATGTGAAGGCTAGTAATATCCTGCTTGACTCTGATCTCATCCCCAAAATATCAGACTTTGGCTTGGCCAAGCTTTATGATGATAAAAAGACCCACATAAGCACGCGCGTTGCAGGGACTAT TGGGTATCTTGCACCAGAGTACGCCATGCGTGGGCACCTTACAGAGAAGGCTGATGTGTTTGCCTTTGGTGTTGTGGCTCTAGAGCTTGTTAGTGGGAGGCCAAATTCTGACTCAAGcttggaagaagaaaagatataTCTTCTTGAATGG GCTTGGCAGTTGCATGAAAACAACCGTGAAGTTGATCTTGCAGACTTTAAATTATTAGAATTCAATGAGGAAGAACTAAAACGATTGATAGGAGTATCACTTTTGTGCACTCAAGCGTCCCCAACTTTGCGGCCATCAATGTCGCGTGTGGTGGCAATGCTCTCAGGAGATATTGAAGTGAGCATTGTAACTTCAAGGCCAGGATATTTGACAGATTGGAAATACGATGATATAACCAACGTAACCAGTGAGGGTGCAATTGATACTACCTATTTCAACTCATCATCAGCTAGTACAAGCATGGTGGGTGATGTAGGGAATTCACTAGCAGATGCTTCTAAACCTATGCTTGGTGATACTATCGAAAAGGGCCGATGA
- the LOC126720659 gene encoding nucleolar complex-associated protein 2: protein MGAKGRVKSLDNEMSDEEEKEETKSNKTSKSRSQAKEHKSQLERLKDKDPEFYEFLKEHDEELLQFNDEDIDEDVTTDVEDAATDVEDADLQGDDEIGRHRVAEKKEKPSKNVITTAMVDSWCNSVQEKGNISAVRSLTRAFRTACHYGDDGGDDSSTKFSIMSSSVFNKIMLFVLSEMDAILRKLLKLPSSGGKKETIMDLMNTKHWKNYNHLVKSYLGNALHVLNQMTDTEMISFTLRRLKYSSIFLAAFPSLLRKYIKVALHFWATGGGALPVVSFLFLRDLCIRLGSDCLDECFRGIYKAYVLNCQFINAVKLQHLQFLGNCVIELFGVDVPTAYQHAFVFIRQLAMILRDALNTKTKEAFRKVYEWKFINCLELWTGAICAYSSEADFSPLAYPLTQIISGVARLVPTARYFPLRLRCVKMLNRIAAATGTFIPVSMLLLDMLEMKELNRHPTGGVGKAVDLRTILKVSKPTLKTRAFQEACVFSVAVELAEHLAQWSYSVAFFELSFIPLVRLRSFCKSTKVERFRKELRQLINQIEASSEFTNERRMSISFLPNDPAAMSFLEDEKKSEASPLSQYVLTLRQRAQQRNDMLTESSVLVGEHSSVFGKKISESDEEDDAWNEEGASVFNSSWLPGGDSKTKKPKEIKQKKKKRKMEEHNTVAVDEDVVEELVLSSDEEESASDTLSAGEDDDEKLVPPRHQRKKQKPPTNISKTKVKSRAKKSKKRKRAN, encoded by the exons ATGGGGGCAAAAGGCagag TGAAGAGTTTGGATAATGAAATGAGTGATGAAGAGGAGAAAGAAGAAACCAAAAGCAACAAGACCTCCAAATCTCGCAGTCAAGCCAAAGAGCATAAGAGTCAACTAGAAAGACTTAAGGACAAG GACCCAGAATTCTATGAGTTTTTGAAAGAGCACGACGAGGAGCTTCTACAATTTAATGATGAGGATATTGAT GAAGATGTCACTACTGATGTGGAAGATGCTGCTACTGATGTGGAAGATGCAGATTTACAAGGTGACGATGAAATTGGCAGACATCGTGTTgcagagaaaaaagagaaaccaTCAAAAAATGTTATAACTACTGCAATGGTTGATTCCTGGTGTAATTCAgtacaagaaaaaggaaacattaGTGCAGTTCGTTCACTTACGAGAGCATTCAGGACTGCTTGCCACTATGGTGATGATGGCGGGGATGATTCTTCAACAAAGTTCAGTATTATGTCAAGTAGTgtgtttaataaaataatgttgtttGTTTTAAGTGAAATGGATGCAATACTACGAAAATTGTTGAAGCTCCCTAGTTCTGGTGGAAAGAAAGAGACCATAATGGATCTCATGAACACAAAACACTGGAAGAACTACAACCACTTAGTGAAGTCATATCTTGGAAATGCCCTACATGTTTTGAACCAAATGACTGATACGGAAATGATATCATTTACTTTACGGCGGCTCAAATATTCTTCCATATTTTTGGCTGCTTTTCCAAGTCTCTTAAGGAAGTACATTAAG GTTGCACTTCACTTTTGGGCTACCGGTGGTGGTGCCCTACCAGTtgtctcatttttatttttaagagatttatgTATCCGGCTAGGATCTGATTGCTTAGATGAATGCTTTAGAGGGATATATAAAGCCTATGTATTGAACTGCCAGTTTATAAATGCAGTGAAATTACAACATCTCCAGTTTCTTGGAAACTGTGTCATCGAACTTTTTGGTGTGGATGTTCCTACTGCATATCAACATGCCTTTGTTTTCATTCGGCAATTGGCAATGATTTTACGGGATGCACTTAATACAAAAACTAAG GAGGCATTCCGGAAGGTATATGAGTGGAAGTTCATTAACTGCCTTGAACTTTGGACTGGAGCTATATGTGCCTACAGCTCAGAAGCTGACTTTAGTCCCCTTGCTTATCCTCTGACCCAAATAATTTCTGGGGTAGCACGTCTGGTTCCAACTGCGAGATACTTTCCCCTTAGATTGAGGTGCGTTAAAATGCTTAACCGAATTGCTGCTGCTACTGGTACATTCATACCTGTTTCTATGCTCCTTTTGGACATGCTGGAAATGAAAGAACTAAATAGGCACCCCACTGGAGGTGTTGGCAAAGCTGTTGATTTGCGTACTATACTCAAG GTAAGCAAGCCAACCCTGAAGACACGGGCATTTCAGGAGGCATGTGTATTTTCTGTGGCTGTGGAGCTAGCTGAACATTTAGCTCAATGGAGCTATTCTGTTGCATTCTTTGAACTGTCCTTTATCCCACTAGTCCGGTTGCGTAGCTTTTGTAAATCTACCAAAGTTGAGCGTTTCAGGAAAGAATTGAGGCAGCTTATCAATCAG ATTGAGGCTAGTTCTGAGTTTACAAATGAAAGGCGTAtgtctatttcttttcttccgAATGATCCTGCAGCAATGTCTTTTCTTGAG GATGAAAAGAAGTCAGAGGCTAGCCCTTTGTCACAGTATGTTTTAACTCTACGCCAAAGAGCACAGCAAAGAAACGATATGTTGACGGAATCCAG TGTTCTTGTTGGCGAGCACTCATCTGTCTTCGGGAAAAAAATATCAGAAAGTGATGAAGAGGATGATGCCTGGAATGAGGAAGGTGCTTCTGTCTTTAATTCTTCCTGGTTACCGGGAGGTGATTCCAA GACCAAGAAGCCTAAAGAAATCaagcagaagaaaaagaagagaaagatggAAGAGCACAACACGGTAGCTGTGGATGAAGATGTTGTAGAAGAGTTGGTACTCAGTTCTGATGAAGAAGAGTCTGCTAGTGATACCCTCTCCGCTGGGGAGGATGACGATGAGAAGCTAGTGCCTCCAAGGCATCAAAGGAAGAAGCAGAAACCGCCTACAAATATATCAAAGACAAAAGTAAAATCTCGTGCAAAGAAGtcaaagaagaggaagagggcTAATTGA